The following proteins come from a genomic window of Pseudochaenichthys georgianus chromosome 19, fPseGeo1.2, whole genome shotgun sequence:
- the pvalb3 gene encoding parvalbumin 3 has translation MALAGTLKEADITAALAACKAAESFKHKEFFAKVGLSAKSADDIKKAFGVIDQDQSGFIEEEELKLFLQNFSASARALTDAETKAFLKAGDIDGDGMIGIDEFASMVKA, from the exons ATGGCACTTGCAGGAACCCTGAAGGAGGCTGACATCACTGCAGCCCTCGCAGCTTGCAAAG CTGCTGAGTCTTTCAAGCACAAGGAATTCTTCGCTAAGGTCGGCCTGTCCGCCAAGAGCGCTGATGACATCAAGAAAGCTTTCGGGGTCATTGATCAGGACCAGAGTGGCTTCATTGAGGAGGAGGAGCTGAA gCTGTTCCTGCAGAACTTCTCTGCCAGTGCCAGAGCTCTGACTGATGCTGAGACCAAGGCTTTCCTGAAGGCTGGTGACATCGATGGTGATGGCATGATTGGAATCGATG AGTTCGCCTCCATGGTCAAGGCTTAA
- the LOC117465023 gene encoding parvalbumin, thymic-like — protein sequence MAVTDFLAASDIALAINACKAKDSFSPKMFLKTVGLSKKNTTEIKRIFTILDQDKSGFIEQDELQLFLQNFSKGARPLTAAETRGFLLQGDSDGDGKIGLEEFSALVKSS from the exons ATGGCCGTCACCGACTTCCTCGCAGCCTCGGATATCGCTTTGGCCATCAATGCTTGTAAAG CAAAGGACTCATTTAGCCCGAAGATGTTCTTAAAAACGGTGGGTTTGTCCAAGAAAAATACAACAGAGATCAAGAGAATCTTCACGATtttggatcaggacaaaagcgGCTTCATAGAACAGGATGAGTTACA ACTGTTCCTGCAGAACTTCTCCAAAGGAGCGAGGCCCCTGACGGCGGCGGAGACCAGAGGCTTCCTCCTGCAGGGCGACTCCGATGGAGACGGGAAGATCGGCTTGGAAG AGTTTTCCGCGCTGGTCAAGTCCTCATAA